GGTTGGCAGGATATCGCCACTATGACCAATACGTTTTATAACCAATTGTCTCTGGAAAATATAAAAAAAATCATGCAGGTACAGCAAATTATTGAAGAAGCCTCTAGTGAGGGTCTGGACCTGTTTAAGGCCAAACATCCTGTCCTTAATGATATGCTAAATTATATCGCTGTTGAAAAGTTAACCGGCGAACTTACCGTACTTAATACTCTGGAAGAACTTGCCAAACTGAAACTGGATGATAATGTTTTGTCTGTAAAGCAGGTGGCTGAATAGTTATGAGCGGAGCAATTAATCAGGTAACCAATCAGATTAACGTAACACTCGGTCAGCAGGCTGTTGAAAAAAAGGAAGAAGCAAAACAGGATAAAGCTCAGGTCAAGATGCAGACCGATTATGATAATTTGCAAATCGATCGTGAAACAGTGGAAATAAGCAAGGAAAACCCTCTGAAAACCGATAAAGACGGTGGCCGGGACCTGAAAAACATGAGGTCTGAAGAAACTGAGGAAAACAAGCTCAAAGATCTGATAAAAGACTCTATCGAGCATGATCAGTTTATGGACAACAACGAGTATGTTTTACTCTGTAACAACATAATGCAGGGGAACCTGGCAGATTTTAATAAACTGGAAAAAAATAAAAAAATAGAGTTTCTGATAAAACTTTATAAAGACCCTGACCCGCAATCGGAAAGAGTTCTGGATACCATTCTGCCCTTTGTGGGAGTAGCCCTGATCAGCATTTCCTTTAATTTCTGCGCTACAAACTTTATTAATACTAATAAAAAAATCGCTTTATTAAAAAGACTTGCCCCGGAACAAAACTTAAAAGCCGATGAGTCTATTATCAGGTTACTGTTGAATTCAGATGAAAATGTGATCAGCGGTTGCCCTCTGGACACCCTTTTGTCCCTAAGGCAAAAAGAACATCTAGGGAATAGCTATTACAACCAGTTGCTAAAAAATAACAATGGCAAACTAAGCAAGGCGGATTTTAAAAAACTTTCCTTTCTTTCGGTCAAAATCACCACAATATGTTATGCCTATTACGCGGACGCGACAAATAATTTGATAAACAAGGTCCTTTCCAAAAACATAATGCTCAGCAAGGAAGCCCTTTCTCAACTTAAAGGTTTATCCAGAGACCAAATCAATGATATTTTGAATAAACTCAGAGATTCGGGACTCGTGCTGCCTAATTACAAAATTACACAAGGACTGTCTTATGATGAAATGAAGAAAAACATCAAAGATATAATAATGGAAACAACCGGGCTGAAAAATGCTGTTAAAGCTGAATTGGCTAATTCATAGCTTCTTTTTCGATTTCAAAAATTCTTTTATGTTCTTCAACCACAAAATTGTCCGTCATTTGTGAAATATAATCCGCTATGACCCTTTTCTGGTTTTCACCATTTTCGATTTTTTGGAAATCTGTTTTGGGCATAAGTTCGGGATTGGTATTAAATTGATCAAAAAGGTCCTTAATAAATCTTTTGCCTTTGATAGACATCCGTAGAACCCGGTAATCATTATAAAATCTGCTATATAAAAATGTTTGCAGATCTATTACTCTTTTTTTGAATCCGGCTGAATAATCCACAATCCTTTCATCACTGGAATATACATCCTGCAAAGTTTTAATATTCAGGTCTTTTATGCGTTTGGTGGAATAATGGACAGCCTCCAGTACCATAAGATTTATCAGGTATCTGACATTAAGGAACCTTATCTGTTCCGCATTAAAATTCTTGTACTGATGCTCGTTACTTATTTGCGCCTCGCGCCATAAGTCCACCTCTGTTACCAATTCGTCCATATTTAATATGCCGGAGGCAATACCATCATCCAGATCGTGGTTCACATAGGCCAGCTGATCTGCCAGGTTCACAACCTGTGCTTCCAGGGAGGGATGCACAATATCTTTTTCCAGCGTATTGGCCGGATGATCAAAAGGCGTAAAGTGTTTCATCAGGCCGTCCAGTACTTCCTGGCTCAGATTCAAACCCGGGAAATCGGGATATTTATTTTCCAGCAGTTCTACAATCCGTTTACTTTGTAAATTGTGTTCAAACCCGCCTGCGTCCTGTAAAAGATCATCCAATTGTTCTTCGCCGGCATGCCCGAATGGTGTGTGCCCCAGATCGTGGGCCAGAGAAATGGATTCAACCAGGTCTTCATTTATACCCAGCATTCTGGCAATATGCCTGGCTATCTGTGCTACTTCCAGAGTATGCGATAATCTGGTCCGATAATGGTCACCTTCAAAAATCACAAATACCTGCGTTTTATATTTCAATCTGCGAAAAGCTTTGGAGTGCACTATCCGATCGCGGTCGCGTTGGAACACAGTCCTGTATTGATCTGCTTCCTCAGCAAATTTTCGCCCTTTGGAAAACTTGGAAATCACCGCATAGGGTTTAAAATTTTTCTGCTCAAGGTTCTCGTAGTATTTACGATCATTTATCATGGGGTTTTCGTTCCAGCGCACCGATGGAAGTCTTTAAAAGATCGATAGAAGACTTCTTTAGTAAACCCGGGTTGATCTCCACCATATTAAAGTATATTTTTTTCAGATATTCCAAGGTTTCATCATTACCGAAAACAGTGCACAAATATAAAGCAGGGCCTATATACTCCAGCTTTTCTCTGGTGTCGGTTTCTGCCAAAATGTCATTTAATAAATTTTGCAAATCCGGATATTTATTTATATACAGATAGTATAAAATCGAAACCTTTTCCAGATAACGCCCGTTATCAGCAATATAACGTTCCAGTCCTGATCCCAGTTGTTTATCATAAGGACTTAGCATACTTGTTTTGATCAGCTCCTCGTAGCGGCCGTTTTGCAAAAGTTCCTTCTGTATTTCCGCCGGTCTGGTCAGGGTTAAAAGTTTCAACGCGAAGATATCGTCAGGGTTCTGGTTCCATTTGATTTTTAAAAAGTGAGACAAATCACTTTTACCATCAAGATATTTCAGAATTGTTCCTATATCTTCCCAGGCATAAATCTTCTGCAGCTTATCCTTCAATAAACTAAGGAGTTTCTGACACTGCATTGTTTTATTAGTGAAACTCTCTTTGATAAAAAAATTACCCACGGGATCCCGGCCGAAAACCTCGGGTAAATAAATTCGATAGCTCAAATTCAAGTCCAGGATTGCTGTACTTACCTGACTGCCCATATATTCTATCGCAGTTGAAACGACCTCACAATCAAGCACAACAATAATATCCCCGTCCGTCAGATTTATAACAGGACCGGTGCCGTTTTTATAGGTAATCGCGGTTTTGGCGGTTGTTACTTTTTGTGAAAAAATTTGTTTCAGCTCGTCGGTAATCTCACATGCTCTGAGCTTATACCAGAGTTTATCATTCGCACCCTGATCTTTATTCTGAACATAAAAAACCATCTTTTTATTCGGTTTATTGTAAAATTCTTTCAGAGATTCAGGTCGCAGTTTGTAAAAACTGTCCAGTTCCGAAAAAAATTCAGCGGGCCTGGCATTCTTTTTGATCTGTTTATCAGTATATTGATATATATAAGATGTTTTAAAAAGAGGCTGGATAAATGAATGTGAATCGTCTGAAGTTTCGCTATAAAGTGACCAACTGGCAAATAGTAATAAAAAAAATATCCATCTCATGAAATAATCAAGCACGAAAGAAACTAGTTCTCACGTATGGCTACATTTACAAAAATTTCGCCCAGGTCAGTATTAATAGGAACTATAATGGCTTCACTGAGCATGCTGGAATCATAAAGCTCCAGATCCTGCCCGGTAAATATTGTCGGCGCGGATATATCCAGGTTCTTGCCGTTATTATTCAGGATAGTAATCGCTCCGCCGCAAATCATATTAGCCATTTCATTAATTGTGGAACTTACCATATAATCGAAAGTTTCAAATTTTTCGCCGTTCATGGAACTGGCGATATTAACCGCAGTCTGTTTTAACATATCAAACACTACCCGGCCTTCTACATCTCCGGTTATACCGATTAATGAAGCGCAGCCTTTGGTGATCATAGGAGTATTTCTTTTGATCAGCTGCCCTCTTGTAACCTTGATATCCGGGATAACTTCCTTTAATACGTTGCTGATGGCAACCAGAAACGGGTTTATATATTCAACATTCATTATTAAATGTCCTCCTTAAGAGTATACCTTGTTAATCTTTTTCCACAACCCAACGAATAATATCAAATACTTTTTCCTGTTTAAACGGTTTCACTAC
The genomic region above belongs to Candidatus Margulisiibacteriota bacterium and contains:
- a CDS encoding deoxyguanosinetriphosphate triphosphohydrolase, yielding MINDRKYYENLEQKNFKPYAVISKFSKGRKFAEEADQYRTVFQRDRDRIVHSKAFRRLKYKTQVFVIFEGDHYRTRLSHTLEVAQIARHIARMLGINEDLVESISLAHDLGHTPFGHAGEEQLDDLLQDAGGFEHNLQSKRIVELLENKYPDFPGLNLSQEVLDGLMKHFTPFDHPANTLEKDIVHPSLEAQVVNLADQLAYVNHDLDDGIASGILNMDELVTEVDLWREAQISNEHQYKNFNAEQIRFLNVRYLINLMVLEAVHYSTKRIKDLNIKTLQDVYSSDERIVDYSAGFKKRVIDLQTFLYSRFYNDYRVLRMSIKGKRFIKDLFDQFNTNPELMPKTDFQKIENGENQKRVIADYISQMTDNFVVEEHKRIFEIEKEAMN
- a CDS encoding chemotaxis protein CheX translates to MNVEYINPFLVAISNVLKEVIPDIKVTRGQLIKRNTPMITKGCASLIGITGDVEGRVVFDMLKQTAVNIASSMNGEKFETFDYMVSSTINEMANMICGGAITILNNNGKNLDISAPTIFTGQDLELYDSSMLSEAIIVPINTDLGEIFVNVAIREN